Proteins encoded within one genomic window of Armatimonadota bacterium:
- a CDS encoding glycosyltransferase family 39 protein, with protein MNKIKINWRDPLLLIVLFAFLYRLIGVGWGLPNEIRAISLHPDEQVNLLIARQGIEPGKFDFTPGFYNYGTLYFTFLRFVSDVVGVYSGGFDAQGQLTPAGMGSVHLVARVFNCLFGAITCGLVFAIGRRFLSTVGAGFAAAACVVAPALVVHSRFQTVDAMATMFAVASLYWCIRGLDSGEKLRRAAIWAGVFAGLSAGTKYVGFAAALAMIPVVFLRSSISGQGSAVETGSRKWLEAGVALIVAIVVFLITTPGALLENAVFIRDFTFELNHSKEGHGIVFAQTAPAFLYHLGNLWLGFSLMGLLVGLYAFARGAMLKSAPIIVCAVFFVLMYGAVSGGQIKFMRYILPTIPALALGLGYVIDLMRAKSDLGKRIGVVLGLAVVGGLDKSGFVASGTMTAQMLAVDPRDLAGKFLKDKNEVGLVSDPWFWSATVHPEVPMTRMFGPKRLMEMWAGWSSPKIVRYIPENPAERYDWDKRLITELKPEYITFSSFEYGPVQRIADSKGGTDVEKLFASRYTEFVEELGKAYEIFPGPWDDGLGHRLMVEDMEYIHPRVTIWKRKTP; from the coding sequence ATGAATAAGATCAAGATCAACTGGCGTGATCCACTGTTGCTAATCGTGCTCTTCGCGTTCTTGTACCGGCTGATCGGCGTCGGGTGGGGGTTACCCAACGAGATTCGAGCGATTTCCTTGCACCCGGATGAGCAGGTGAACTTGCTCATTGCCCGTCAAGGTATTGAGCCGGGGAAGTTTGATTTCACTCCGGGGTTTTACAACTACGGAACTTTGTACTTCACGTTTCTCCGGTTCGTTTCCGATGTCGTCGGAGTTTATTCTGGCGGGTTTGATGCTCAGGGCCAACTGACCCCTGCTGGGATGGGTTCGGTTCATCTGGTCGCTCGTGTTTTCAACTGCCTGTTCGGAGCGATCACTTGTGGATTGGTGTTTGCAATCGGGCGGCGGTTTCTGAGCACGGTTGGCGCGGGGTTTGCCGCGGCTGCTTGCGTCGTCGCTCCGGCCTTGGTGGTCCATTCTCGGTTTCAAACGGTGGATGCCATGGCGACAATGTTTGCCGTCGCCTCGCTGTATTGGTGTATTCGCGGCCTAGATTCTGGCGAGAAGTTAAGACGCGCCGCGATTTGGGCGGGCGTATTTGCTGGCCTGAGTGCAGGGACGAAGTATGTGGGATTCGCGGCTGCATTGGCAATGATTCCGGTTGTGTTTTTGCGCTCATCCATTTCGGGCCAAGGATCTGCCGTCGAGACTGGGTCTAGAAAATGGCTGGAAGCCGGGGTTGCCCTTATTGTTGCAATCGTGGTGTTCTTAATCACGACCCCAGGAGCACTGCTGGAGAATGCGGTATTTATTCGAGACTTCACCTTTGAGCTCAACCACAGCAAAGAGGGGCACGGAATTGTCTTTGCCCAAACGGCCCCGGCGTTCTTGTATCACCTCGGAAATCTCTGGCTAGGATTCAGCTTGATGGGTCTCCTTGTCGGGCTCTATGCTTTCGCACGAGGTGCAATGTTGAAGTCAGCACCCATCATCGTTTGCGCGGTGTTCTTCGTGCTGATGTACGGAGCGGTTTCGGGAGGGCAGATCAAGTTCATGCGCTACATTCTCCCGACGATTCCAGCCCTGGCGCTCGGCCTAGGATATGTGATCGATCTGATGCGGGCGAAGTCCGATCTTGGCAAAAGGATCGGCGTCGTTCTTGGACTTGCTGTGGTTGGTGGCCTGGATAAATCAGGGTTTGTCGCCTCGGGAACGATGACGGCACAGATGTTGGCAGTTGATCCACGCGATTTGGCCGGGAAGTTTTTGAAGGACAAGAACGAAGTTGGCCTTGTGAGCGATCCCTGGTTCTGGTCGGCGACGGTTCATCCCGAAGTACCGATGACCAGAATGTTTGGCCCGAAGCGGCTGATGGAGATGTGGGCTGGCTGGTCCTCGCCAAAGATCGTTCGGTACATCCCGGAGAATCCTGCGGAGCGGTACGACTGGGATAAGCGGCTCATCACCGAATTGAAGCCAGAGTACATCACCTTCAGCTCGTTTGAGTACGGTCCGGTCCAGCGAATCGCGGACAGTAAGGGAGGCACCGATGTCGAAAAGCTCTTTGCATCCCGTTACACCGAGTTCGTTGAAGAACTGGGCAAAGCTTACGAAATTTTTCCGGGGCCGTGGGACGACGGACTGGGGCACCGACTCATGGTAGAGGATATGGAGTACATCCACCCGAGGGTGACGATTTGGAAACGCAAAACGCCCTGA
- a CDS encoding tyrosine-type recombinase/integrase has protein sequence METQNALIESVEWFLDHLKVEKGASPHTLEAYSRDLTEAVSCFSQLSAWDALTDEMMLAWDSHLASQSSARSAQRKASALRSMLKFLKRNGVAIQIDLPSTGGFRVPKRLPKALPVAVVNDVLAGAETDSRLAPRNLCLLEVLFGCGLRVSEVVTLRTSEVDLDAGVLRVTGKRGKMRVVPMPSGTSTSLQNWLENERKGLLKKPSGLVFISARGSALSRQAVYGIIAAAARAGGVTGHVGPHTMRHSYAVSLLKGGADLRAVQELLGHESVATTQVYTELADDEIKSRYLSAHPRG, from the coding sequence TTGGAAACGCAAAACGCCCTGATCGAGTCGGTCGAGTGGTTCCTTGACCACCTGAAGGTGGAAAAAGGAGCTTCGCCGCACACTTTGGAGGCGTATTCGCGCGACCTCACAGAAGCAGTTTCTTGTTTTTCACAGCTTAGTGCTTGGGATGCCCTGACGGACGAAATGATGCTCGCTTGGGATTCGCACTTAGCCTCCCAAAGCTCGGCACGGTCGGCCCAGAGGAAGGCCTCGGCGCTGCGGTCGATGTTGAAGTTTTTGAAACGTAACGGCGTGGCGATTCAGATTGATCTGCCTTCGACTGGTGGATTTCGAGTTCCCAAACGGCTGCCAAAGGCACTGCCAGTGGCCGTCGTCAACGACGTGCTGGCAGGTGCCGAAACGGATTCGCGTTTAGCACCCAGGAACTTATGCCTCTTAGAAGTCTTGTTTGGCTGTGGACTTCGAGTTTCAGAAGTGGTCACTCTCCGAACTTCTGAGGTTGATCTGGATGCTGGTGTCCTGCGGGTCACTGGCAAACGGGGGAAAATGCGCGTTGTGCCCATGCCTTCTGGAACATCGACGTCCCTTCAGAACTGGCTTGAGAACGAAAGAAAGGGCCTCTTGAAGAAGCCTAGTGGACTGGTTTTTATCTCGGCCCGAGGAAGTGCCCTCTCGCGACAGGCGGTTTACGGAATCATCGCCGCCGCCGCCCGCGCTGGCGGAGTCACTGGTCATGTCGGCCCTCACACGATGCGGCACTCCTATGCGGTGTCTTTACTGAAGGGCGGCGCGGATTTGAGGGCGGTTCAAGAGCTCTTGGGACATGAGTCGGTGGCCACCACGCAGGTTTACACTGAGCTAGCTGACGATGAGATTAAGAGTCGGTACTTGTCGGCGCACCCGCGGGGGTGA